ACCGCTGTTGTTCATATCAGCAACGTTAGCCCATGGCTGTTCGGCAACCCCAACATATCCTGGAATTACAACTGGTCTTAAGATACCTGTAGTTTTCTTTTTGTAGAAATCTAATGTTAAATTGAAATCATTGAAAATTCTTGCATCAAGACCAATACTTGCTTGAGAAGTTTCTTCCCATTTCAAATCAGGGTTATCAAGAGTTACGTTAGCATAACCTGTTGTAATAGCACCTGCATTTCCGAAAGAATAGTTATAACCTCCAGATACTAATGAAATATATCTAAAGTCAGCAACTTGGTCATTACCTACAACTCCGTAACCTCCTCTAATTTTTAATGAATTTACAGCATTATTTTCTTTCCAGAAACCTTCTTTAGAAACTACCCATCCTAAAGAGAATGATGGGAAAACTCCAAATTTATGATTCTCTCCAAAACGAGTAGATCCATCACGACGAATAACTCCAGTTACAAGATATTTCTCCATATAATCGTAGTTTAAACGACCAAATAAAGATGTTACTTTATGCTGGATGAAATCATCTGTAGCACTGTTTCTGTCTGCTTGTGGAATATCAAATTTGAACGAAGCATCTTTGTAGCTTGTAATAGGCAAACCAAACATTGTAGCTCCAACATATCCACCAATATTATCAACATAAGATCCTTGACCAGCTAAAACACTTAAGTTGTGATCTCCAAATTTGTTAGAATATGTAATTACGTTTTCAATGTTCCAGTTAAATGATTTATTATTATTTTGATAATAACTGTTTTTAAGAACATTCACGTTTGAACTTAAGAAATATACAGGAGTAAATCCTTGATCTCCCCAGTAAGAAAGTTTACCTCCTAATGTAGATCTAACTTTTAAGTGTGGAGTAATAATAGCTTCTAAATACGCGTTTCCAACAAAATCATCAGACCATCCGTATCTTCCTAATCTTGTCTGGATGTAACCTAATGGGTTTGTCATTTCTTGACCAACAACGCTTGAAATTCCGTAAGGATTTCCGTTTGCGTCACGAACTACAGGGTTTGTAGAATAAGGTGCAGCATTTGCAACAGCAGGATCTGTAACTACAAGCGGAGTTAATGGATCAAGGTTGATAGCCGAACTTAAAGGACCTCCAAACTCACTGTTTGTATTTCCAATTCCAACAGTTTTTTGTCTTGTATATCCAAAAGTTTGTCCGAATGTGAAATATTTAGAAATTTTATGAGTAGAGTTTAAACGGAAATTCTTTTTTGTGTAATTAGAAATTTCTGTTGCCACGATACCTTCTTGATCTTGAATACCGAAAGAAGCATAGAATGTAGAAAATTCTCCACCACCACTAATACTTAATTCGTGAGTGTATCTGAAAGCGCTGTCGTTAAAAATAGCATCTTGCCAGTTTGTTCCTTTTCCAAATGCTGCTGGATTAGAATATAAGATTCCACCTCCGTCAGCAACTGATTTTTCATTCATTATCGTAGCATACTCAGTAGCATTCAATAAATCTAATTTTTTTGCTGGGGAAGACACACCTGCAAAACCATTATAGTTTACTGTAATTTTACCTGATTTACCTTTTTTAGTTGTTACTAAAATAACCCCTGTCGCAGCACGTGTACCGTAGATTGCAGCAGAAGCAGCATCTTTAAGTACCTCGATAGATTCGATATCTGACTGATTTAAAAAACCAATTCCACCAGCATCAACAACGTTACCGTCAACAACCCAAAGAGGGTTATTTCCACCATCACCAAAAGTGGTGATACCACGTACACGAATTGTAGATCCAGAACCTGGCTGACCTGAACTTGAAGCGATTGTTACACCGGCAACACGACCTTGTAACGCTTGTTCAACTCTTCCGTTTGGCACTTTCTCTAAGTCCGCAGCCTTAACGCTTGAAATTGCACCTGTAACAACTGCTTTCTTTTGAGTTCCGTATCCTACTACTACAACTTCATTTAATGACTGAGATTCAGGCTTTAATTGGATAGCAATTTTTGTTCTTCCATTTACAGCTTCATTTACTGTAGCATAACCTATAAAAGTAACAGTCAGTGTTCCATTAGAAGGTACTTGAATTTGAAACTTACCATCAAAATCAGACGCAGTCGATTTAGTAGTACCTTTTAATAAAACTGTTGCACCTGGAACAGGCATCCCACTTTCATCATTTATAACCCCGTTTACTGTGACATCCTGAGCCACTGCTATAACCGAGAATAACAAAGATGAAATACAAAAAACAAGTAATTTTGTTAATTTCATTTTTCTAAAAATTTTGGTTAATTAATTAGTAATTTGATGCAATAATAATCTAAAATTTTTACTATCAACATTTAAATTTCACTACAAAAACACATCAAATGAAAATTTATTACATTACAAAAACACATCATTTTTTTTATAAATTATTAATTTTCAATAATTTAAAAACAAAAAATAAGATGTTATGAAAATGTTAATTGTAAAAATAAACACTACAATAATATAAGATTCATTATTTTTATAAACGAAATGTGTTTCTACAACGTGATAGTACTAGAAATAATTTTACAAACACTTAAAAATAAGCACTTTAACCATACAAAAACAAAATAAATCGAATAATTAATGAAATTAACAATATCATATTTTTATATTACTTTTTTTACATTATTCACAATTTCTTTTTTTGCACAAGTAAAAAACATCGGACTTCCAGATGTAAGAAATTACAAGCGTAACGAATATAAAGGAGGAACTCAAAACTGGAGTATAGGACAGGACAAAAACGGAAATCTATATTTTGCCAACAATAATGGGCTTTTGCAGTTTGATGGGGCATCTTGGCGAAAATATACACTGCCTAATTTAACCTCTGTAAGATGTTTAAAAATTGATAACTCCGGAAAAATCTTCGTAGGCGGATATAATGAATTTGGATACTTCCAACCTAATACTAAAGGAAAACTTCAGTACACCTCACTTGCCAAAAAAGTTGATAAAAATAAAATCAAAATAATTGACTTTATCTGGAAGATACACACTATTGACAACCAGACTATTTTTCAATCATTTGCAAGGGCTTATATTTTTAAAGACAACAAACTTTCTATATTAAAAGCACCAAGACGTTTTCAATTCTCATTCGTTGTAAATAACAAATTATATTTTCAGGATGAAGAGCAGGGAGTTTTAGAATACAGAAACGGAAAGCTTTTCGCTTTACCAAATACTAAGAGCTTAAATAATACCGAGATATGGGCCATGCATTCTATTGGCAAAGACAAAACTTTAATTGTAACACTCGAAAAGGGACTTTTTATATACGAGAACCATACCCTTACTCCTTGGAATACTGAAGCCAATAACTTCATCAAAAAAAATAATTCATTAGGAGGCGTAATAATCAACAACAAATTCATTGTTTTAAATTCGGTTTTGGATGGAATTATCATCTGCGATTATAACGGAAAAATCATTCAGCACATAAATAGAAAGAAAGGATTACAGAACAATACTGTTTTAACTTCATTTATTGACAATAAAAACAATTTATGGCTTGGACTTGATAACGGTATCGCATACGTTAATCAAAGCTCTCCATTTACTTATTTTGGATTTAGTTATGATATTAGTACCGTATATGCTTCTGTTATTTATCAGGGAAATTTATATGTTGCAACCAACCAAGGTGTTTTTTATCATTCATGGGAAAACAATTTCAAACAAGATGTTTTTAAGCTTGTAGAAGGAACAACCGCACAGTCATGGAATGTACAAGTAATAGATAATGAACTAATTTGTGCTAATAACAGAGGAGCACTTTCTATAAAAGGAGGAAAAGTAACTCATGTAATCGACTCTAAGGGATATTTCGGATTCAAAAAAATACCAAGTCACCCAGGATTTTTTATAGGTTCTAATTATGATGGTTTTGCCATTTTTGAAAAAACTGGCAGTGGTTTGGTGTACAAAAATCAAATTGCTGGATTTGATAAATCATCTAACAGTTTTGAACTTGACAATTCATATTTATGGCTTAAAAAAGACGAATCTATTTACCGTATGACTTTAAGTGAAGATTTGTCAAGATTTTCAAGTATTAAAAAAATAGATAGACTAACACCTTTCTATAAAAATATAGGAAGCCTTCAAAAAATTGACGGAAAAATCTATTTTCAGACTCATAATCATTTCTACAAATATTCAATAGAACAGGAATTGTTTTATGAAGACAAACACTTAAGCAGTTTATTCAAAAATATTCCCGTTATAAATGCACTAAGCGAAGACAGCCAGTCTAATTTATGGTATGCATTTGATGAATCTTTAGGTGTTTTAATGAAAGACAAAAATGGCTACAAAAATATTGTTTCCCCTTTTTCAAATCTTACAGGAAACCTTGTAAGCAATTATTTATCTGTAAATACTATTGACGCGAACAATATTTTTATTGGCTTAACAGACGGTCTTGCCCATTATGATGCTGAACTTTTAAATAATTTTGGAAGTAAACCGAAAGCTTTTATTCGAAGTTTTTCTTTTCCAGGTGATACTATAACATTAGGAAATAATCAAAACAAAATTGAGAATATCAGAATTCCTTATTCTTCTAACCATGTCCGTTTTACATTTTCTTCACCCACATATGAAAACCTCGAAAATGTACAGTTTTCGTATCAATTAGAACCTTTTGATGAAAAATGGAGCAATTGGTCCACCATTTCAATAAAAGAGTACACAAATCTTCGCGAAGGCGATTATATCATGAAAGTTAAGGTAAGAAACAGTTATGGTGTGCAGTCTGATGCTTCGACAATATCATTTACAATTTCTCCGCCATGGTACAGACATTTTTTGGCATATATGCTTTATTTTATTCTTTTAATCATAGCGGTTTATGGAATTTCCAATAGAATTAAAATGAAAATTAGAAAGAATAAGTATTACGAAACTATTGAACAAAGAAGACTTTATCTGGAAAAGGAATCAAAAATTAGACAAGAACAATACGATCTTGAAAAAGAGATTGAAAAATTGAAAAATGATAAGCTGCAGATTAAAATTTTAGCAAAAGACAAAGAGTTGGTAAATAATTCTCTGCAAGTCGTTAAGAAAAATAAGATTCTTAATGGAATCATTCATAAACTTAAAGAAATCGACATTGAAGCTCTTGATGATTCGACAAAATTCCAAGTAAGCAAACTTAATAAAAGCATTGTAAAGGAAGTAAACACCGACAAAAGCTGGAAAGACTTAGAAAAACACATTAAAAACGTGCATTTTGAGTTCCTAAAGCGTTTAAAAGAAAAATACCCAACAATATCTCCTCGAGAACTTGATTTATCAACTTATCTATTAATGAACATGTCAACTAAAGAAATTGCTGAAATCATGAATATTTCAACCGGTGGTGTTGAGTTGGCACGTTACCGTTTGAGAAAGAAACTTGGATTAAACAAAAAAGAAAATTTAATCGGATTCTTGATGAGTATTTAAAAACAAAAAGCCATTCGTTTGAATGGCTTTTTATTATGAAATGTATTCTAAAGTTCGTTCCAAAGCCATTCCTCTGGAACCTTTAATCAGAATTGTATTTTCGTTGAAATGAATTGTTTTTAAGAACGCTGCAAATGCATCAAATGTTTCAAAAAACTTTATATTTTCTCCAGATACTTGATTCTCATAAAAAGATTTTCCAATTAAATAACATACCGATTTATCTTGTCCTTTTAAAGAATCCACAATTGCCTTATGCTCTGCATGACTTTCTTCCCCAAGCTCAAACATATCCCCCAGAATCATGATTTTATTTTGATTTTCTAATTGCAAAAAGTTGGTAATCGCAACCGCCATACTGCTTGGATTTGCATTGTATGCATCTAAAATAATTTCATTAGAACCTTTTTTCAATAATTGAGATCGGTTATTGGCTGGAATATAGTTTTCAATAGCGCTTTTTATAGCCGTATCTTCCACCTTAAAGTATTTTCCTATCGCAACAGCAGCATTTATATTATTAGCGTTATAAAGCCCTATTAAATGAGATTCAACTACAAAATTATTGTAGTTTATCTTCACAAAAGGATTCGCTTCAATACTTTTTATATTCAAATCTGCATTTTCTTTATTAATTCCAAAAGTGAAGGATTGTATCCCGGCTGATTTTTCAATCTGAATTGGATCTTCAAGATTTACAAAAACAGTTTTACCATTTTTTGACAAATACTGATACATTTCACTCTTTCCTTGGATTACTCCTTCAACTCCGCCGAAACCTTCTAAGTGCGCTTTTCCAAAATTGGTAATATAACCATAATCCGGCTGCGCAATTTCACATAAAAATTCTATTTCTTTTTTATGATTAGCTCCCATTTCAACAATACCAATTTCTGTTTCACTGTTAAACGAAAGTAATGTAAGCGGCACGCCAATATGGTTATTTAAATTTCCTATTGTCGCTTTAGTTTTAAACTTTTGAGATAAAACTACATTTATGAGTTCTTTGGTTGTTGTTTTTCCGTTACTACCTGTTAAAGCTACAATTGGAAGTTTTAAATAAGCACGGTGAAACTTAGCTAGTTCCTGAAGGGTTTCTAAGCTGTTTTCAACTACAATAGTTCTTTCGTCTATCCAATATGATTTATTGTCAATAATAACATATAACGCACCCAAATCAAGTGCCTGATGAGCAAAAGTATTGGCATCAAAATTTTCGCCTTTTATAGCAAAAAACATAGAATCCTTTTCAATTTTACGAGTATCGATTGAAAGTGATGTACATTGTAAGAACAACTTATGAATTTCCTGAATATTCATTTAATAAATTTTTATAGACCATAAAAATAGAAAAAAGCAATAAAAAAATTCCAAATTCCGAACTGAAATTATACAGTTTTGGAATTTGGAATTTTTTAAATGAAATTTCTAAATCTTAATTTCTTGGTGATTTCTTTCTTTCAGTTTTAGCACCTACTCTAGACATTGCACATCTGAAACCAATGTAATCAGTTGCCATATCTTGAGGAAAGTATCTTCTTTGAGCTGGATCTAACCAGTAAGCTCTATCTCTCCAAGAACCTCCTTTGTAAACTCTTACTTTATCATCGATTAAAGTAGTACGTTTACTAGAGTTATCATATTTTCTAATCATCTTACCTAAACTGTCAGTTGTAACATTGTGTTTAGGAGAGTTGTACATTGTTTGATCTGCTTTTGGACCTGATTCAGAATCACCAAAGTCAAAATATCTTGAAGATTGTTTATCACCATCTCTGTAGTTGATATTATCACTAGTGCTGAAGTTTTGTCTCAAATACGTTTCTTGCTCGTCAACCGGAACCTGAGCAATTTCTCCTGGAAGGTTTCTTGCAATAACTTTACCGTTACTTAAAGTATCGTATTTGATATTTGATGTTGTAACGATTTCAACTTTACCGTCTTTACCAATTTTATTTTTAGCATATTGATTTCCTCTGAAATAGTTGAAATCATTTGCTTCATTATCGATAACTGGTCTGTAAACGTCAGCAACCCATTCTGCAACGTTACCTGCCATATCATATAATCCGAAATCATTTGGAGCATAGCTTTTCACAGCATTTGTAATATCGGCACCATCATCAGACCATCCCGCAATTCCACCGTAATCTCCATTTCCTTGTTTAAAGTTAGCCAATTGATCACCTCTGTTTTTACGTTTAGCTGAACGAGTATAATCTCCAGACCAAGGATATTTCTTTTGTCCTTTATAAATGTTGTATTCTCTTTGTCCAACATCAGCAGCAGCTGCATATTCCCATTCTGCTTCAGTAGGAAGTCTGTACTCTGGTAAAATAACACCAGAAGAACGCTGTGCATAAACATTTTGAGCTTCAGGAACTACACCATCTTTTCCAGCTTTTGGTTTTCTTCCACCTGGATTTTTCTTTAATACAATCTCTTCGCTTCCACCACGTGATGTACTTGGAGACATTAAATATGCTTCAGTGTTAAATGCATTTTCAGCATTCACATCATTTGTTTTAGCACCTTTTTGTAAATATCCGTTTTTCTCTAAAACAGCCTCGTTTACACGGTCTGTTCTCCATTTACTAAATTCAACAGCCTGAATCCAGTTAACACCAACTACTGGATAGTTAGCATAAGAAGGATGTCTTAAATAGTTGTTAGTCATCGTTTCATTATACCCTAAACGATTTCTCCACACTAATGTATCAGGAGATGCTCCTTCGTAAATATTCTTGTAATTTTCTTCTGTTGGTGGAAAAACTTTCTTTAACCACTCTAGGTATTCTAAGTACATACCGTTCGTAACTTCAGTTTCATCCATGTAAAATGACTGAACGTGTTGTTGAGTTGGTGTGTTATTCCAATCATGCATAACATCATCCTGTACTTTACCCATCGTAAACGTACCTCCTTCAACAAAAACTAATCCAGGACCAGCCTGTTGTTTCTTTCCTGCATTTCTAGCAGCTGTTCCATTCTGACTGTCTACATCCCAGCCAGTTGCTCTAGAAGCGTGAGAGGAACTCGATTTTTTGCTACAACTAGCCGTGCCCAACATCAATACCATTGACATCATTAATTGCAAGACTACAATTTTGTTTACTTTCATACTCATTCTTAGGTGATAAATTTAGGTGCTGCAATATAATAATTAACATTTAATTAGCAACATCTGTTCTCATAATTTTATTTAGCTGTTTTTTACCAGAAAATAACCTATAGTTACGAACGCAAAAATATACTTTTTATTATTTACTGTAACATGAAATACTATATTTTTACTTACTAATTATTTTTTAATTAAATTTCGATTTTTCAACCCATGAAACAAACCTTTTTTATCTGTATATTATTAATCCCAATTCTCTCATTTTCTCAGATAAATGGGAGCTTAACGATCGATTGGCAGCATAAAAAAGAGATGAATTACGGCGATAATAAAATCATTATTCCGTACTTTTCAGGAAACAGTTTTCGCTTCGACATTACTAAAAAAAACATAACATTACTCCTTAATCTGAATCAGTCTAACGTTTCAAACGGCAGTTCGGTGCAAATTTCCAACGTGATTTACGAGTCGGTTTCACGAACAGATTTAGGAGATTTAGCCATTGAAAACATCCCTGAAAAACCAAACGAAAGCATACAAATAACCATTTCAAGAGATACCAAACAATCTTTTCTTTTTCTTTATCCTATTATAAAAGAAGGAAACAGCTTTAAACGCATACGATCTTTTTCCTACAATATCAGCACTAATTCAACAGCTAGGAACAACAATTCATCTTCTTATCAAAAAGCTGCAGTTATATCAAACTCCGTTCTGGCTTCTGGAGAATGGTATCGATTTTACATTGAAAAATCAGGGGTTTATAAAATTTCGCGCTCGTTTTTACAAAGTTTAGGATTTGATCCCAGCAAAAGCGATCCAAGAAAAATTAAAATCTACGGAAACGGCGGACGAATGCTGCCATTAGCAAACAATGCTTATTATCCTGAAGATTTAGCCGAAAATGCCATACAGATTATTGGGGAAAGCGACGGCACTTTTAACAATGAAGATTATATTTTGTTTTACGGTGAAGGAATCGAAAACTGGAGTTCCGAAAACCAAACTAATATTAACTTATACGACACGAAATCCTATTATTATATCACCGCTTCAGGAAATGATGGAAAACGAATTTCGAATTTAAATCAGCCCTTAGGAAGCAGTACATTAGAGCTGAACACGTTTGATGACTATCAATATCACGAAATAGACCAAAACAATCTAGTTCATCTAGGACGTCAATGGCTTGGCGAAGCTTTCGATATTAACCAAGATCAGGAATTTTCTTTTAATTTTCCAAATCTTGATACTACTGTGCCGGTAAAAATTGAATTAACAGCAGCTTCGGCGGCGTTTACCACGACTTCATTTGTTGTTTCGGCAAACGGGCAAAACATCGGAACTTTAAATTTTCCCAGTCTATCAGCAAGTTCAGAAATTAAATATTTTAATGCCAGTCTTCCTGCAAATACTACATTTACCGGAACAGACAATATAAAAATAAAACTCGTTTACAATAACAGCGGTGTGCCCGGATCGAAAGGCTATCTTGATTTCATTAACCTGACCGCCAAACGCAAGCTTTTAGGAACCGGAAAACAATTTAAATTTCAATATAACAACGCAGGTTCTGTTACAGGAATCGCTAATTATACTATTGGGAATGCGACAGGTATTTCGCAAATTTGGGACATAACAGACCTTTATAATGTGTTGAAACTAGAAAATACTAATCAAGCATCGTTTAGTTTTAAGGCGAATTTAGGAGAAGTTAGAAAATACATAGCCATTGATCCCGCCGATTATTACACCCCTTTAAAAGAAAGCCAGTCAAAAGTTACCAATCAAAATCTTAAAGGAACCATTTTTAGAAATAACCAAAACAGCTTTCAAGATATTGATTATGTTATCATAACACCAAAATCTTTAAGTTCCCAAGCAGAAAGATTAGCAGGTTTTCATCGTACAAATTCAAATTTGAATGTAAAAGTCATTCACTTAGAAAACATCTATCAGGAATTTTCTTCTGGAAAACAAGACATTGCCGCTATTAGAAACTTCATTAAATACATTTACGACAACGCTTCTTCTCCCGATAAAAGAATTAAATACGTAAATTTATTTGGAGATGCTTCGTATGATTATAAAAACCGAATTTCAAACAACACCAATATTGTACCTATATATCAGTCCTTAAATAGTAATTCAACTGGAGAAGCATCGTTTGCATCTGATGATTTCTTCGGACTGATGGATGCTGATGAAGGAATTGTAGCATATCCGTTTGGCGGAATTGATATTGCTGTAGGCCGAATGCTGGTTTCAGATAACGCACAAGCCCAAGAAATGGTCAACAAAGTTTTGGAATATCACGATGTTAAATCATACGGAAATTGGAGAAACAATTTTGTTTTAATCAGCGATGACTCTGATCAAAGTTCGGATGCTTCACTGCAATCTCGTCAAA
This is a stretch of genomic DNA from Flavobacterium endoglycinae. It encodes these proteins:
- the gldJ gene encoding gliding motility lipoprotein GldJ translates to MKVNKIVVLQLMMSMVLMLGTASCSKKSSSSHASRATGWDVDSQNGTAARNAGKKQQAGPGLVFVEGGTFTMGKVQDDVMHDWNNTPTQQHVQSFYMDETEVTNGMYLEYLEWLKKVFPPTEENYKNIYEGASPDTLVWRNRLGYNETMTNNYLRHPSYANYPVVGVNWIQAVEFSKWRTDRVNEAVLEKNGYLQKGAKTNDVNAENAFNTEAYLMSPSTSRGGSEEIVLKKNPGGRKPKAGKDGVVPEAQNVYAQRSSGVILPEYRLPTEAEWEYAAAADVGQREYNIYKGQKKYPWSGDYTRSAKRKNRGDQLANFKQGNGDYGGIAGWSDDGADITNAVKSYAPNDFGLYDMAGNVAEWVADVYRPVIDNEANDFNYFRGNQYAKNKIGKDGKVEIVTTSNIKYDTLSNGKVIARNLPGEIAQVPVDEQETYLRQNFSTSDNINYRDGDKQSSRYFDFGDSESGPKADQTMYNSPKHNVTTDSLGKMIRKYDNSSKRTTLIDDKVRVYKGGSWRDRAYWLDPAQRRYFPQDMATDYIGFRCAMSRVGAKTERKKSPRN
- a CDS encoding SusC/RagA family TonB-linked outer membrane protein, with protein sequence MKLTKLLVFCISSLLFSVIAVAQDVTVNGVINDESGMPVPGATVLLKGTTKSTASDFDGKFQIQVPSNGTLTVTFIGYATVNEAVNGRTKIAIQLKPESQSLNEVVVVGYGTQKKAVVTGAISSVKAADLEKVPNGRVEQALQGRVAGVTIASSSGQPGSGSTIRVRGITTFGDGGNNPLWVVDGNVVDAGGIGFLNQSDIESIEVLKDAASAAIYGTRAATGVILVTTKKGKSGKITVNYNGFAGVSSPAKKLDLLNATEYATIMNEKSVADGGGILYSNPAAFGKGTNWQDAIFNDSAFRYTHELSISGGGEFSTFYASFGIQDQEGIVATEISNYTKKNFRLNSTHKISKYFTFGQTFGYTRQKTVGIGNTNSEFGGPLSSAINLDPLTPLVVTDPAVANAAPYSTNPVVRDANGNPYGISSVVGQEMTNPLGYIQTRLGRYGWSDDFVGNAYLEAIITPHLKVRSTLGGKLSYWGDQGFTPVYFLSSNVNVLKNSYYQNNNKSFNWNIENVITYSNKFGDHNLSVLAGQGSYVDNIGGYVGATMFGLPITSYKDASFKFDIPQADRNSATDDFIQHKVTSLFGRLNYDYMEKYLVTGVIRRDGSTRFGENHKFGVFPSFSLGWVVSKEGFWKENNAVNSLKIRGGYGVVGNDQVADFRYISLVSGGYNYSFGNAGAITTGYANVTLDNPDLKWEETSQASIGLDARIFNDFNLTLDFYKKKTTGILRPVVIPGYVGVAEQPWANVADMNNSGIEFELSWKKKLGDFNVGVNGNVAYLKNEITYVGASNTFIIGDASFQSMGPVTRTQVGHSYNEFYGYKTAGIFQNQAEINAYRNASGGLIQPNAKPGDFRWVDNNGDGSISDDDKQFLGTSIPKYTFGLTLNLDYKGFDFMTFIQGAAGSKIFQGLRRLDILNANYQTEALGRWTGEGTSNDYPRLANNDSNGNFSKMSDFYLESGDYARLKIVQLGYTLPVNISSNIGADKIRFYLTGENLFTITKYTGYDPEIGGQVFGVDRGVYPQARTFMLGANVQF
- the porU gene encoding type IX secretion system sortase PorU, coding for MKQTFFICILLIPILSFSQINGSLTIDWQHKKEMNYGDNKIIIPYFSGNSFRFDITKKNITLLLNLNQSNVSNGSSVQISNVIYESVSRTDLGDLAIENIPEKPNESIQITISRDTKQSFLFLYPIIKEGNSFKRIRSFSYNISTNSTARNNNSSSYQKAAVISNSVLASGEWYRFYIEKSGVYKISRSFLQSLGFDPSKSDPRKIKIYGNGGRMLPLANNAYYPEDLAENAIQIIGESDGTFNNEDYILFYGEGIENWSSENQTNINLYDTKSYYYITASGNDGKRISNLNQPLGSSTLELNTFDDYQYHEIDQNNLVHLGRQWLGEAFDINQDQEFSFNFPNLDTTVPVKIELTAASAAFTTTSFVVSANGQNIGTLNFPSLSASSEIKYFNASLPANTTFTGTDNIKIKLVYNNSGVPGSKGYLDFINLTAKRKLLGTGKQFKFQYNNAGSVTGIANYTIGNATGISQIWDITDLYNVLKLENTNQASFSFKANLGEVRKYIAIDPADYYTPLKESQSKVTNQNLKGTIFRNNQNSFQDIDYVIITPKSLSSQAERLAGFHRTNSNLNVKVIHLENIYQEFSSGKQDIAAIRNFIKYIYDNASSPDKRIKYVNLFGDASYDYKNRISNNTNIVPIYQSLNSNSTGEASFASDDFFGLMDADEGIVAYPFGGIDIAVGRMLVSDNAQAQEMVNKVLEYHDVKSYGNWRNNFVLISDDSDQSSDASLQSRQNSLADLISTEKPFFNVEKILLDSYTQEASAGGSRYPKARTDIFEAFEKGALVFNYLGHGGEDGLASERIWEKSDGQNLNNQYKYPLFITITCEFSRFDDPTRPTAGEYTFWNPKGGAISMLTTIRTIGQFNAENFNDNLSKNLLSYGSNQYNSIAESLRISKNENPSSSSNVVVYIGDPALMLAIPKPRINLTKVNDIVISQPIPDLKSLAKIKISGEITDENNVLLSNYNGELATAIFDKMITSTTLNNDGYSPAMSFKTLGETIFRGNASVTNGQFEFSFVVPRDIRIPVDNGRISFYAKKNQSLENQSGYNSTIKIGGINENAPQDNISPKVKLYMNDETFVSGGITNSSPFLLAFLEDENGINTASGIGHDITAVLDGDVSNPYILNDYYQTKLDDYTNGNLRFPLRNLAAGLHTITFTAWDVYNNPVTSEIQFIVVGDEALTLTHVLNYPNPFSTYTQFWFSHNRPYEPLDVQVQVMTITGKVVWTKNQIITTEGFLSREITWDGKDDFGDRIGKGVYIYKLTVKSNLTNKKAEKYEKLVIL
- a CDS encoding UDP-N-acetylmuramoyl-tripeptide--D-alanyl-D-alanine ligase, whose protein sequence is MNIQEIHKLFLQCTSLSIDTRKIEKDSMFFAIKGENFDANTFAHQALDLGALYVIIDNKSYWIDERTIVVENSLETLQELAKFHRAYLKLPIVALTGSNGKTTTKELINVVLSQKFKTKATIGNLNNHIGVPLTLLSFNSETEIGIVEMGANHKKEIEFLCEIAQPDYGYITNFGKAHLEGFGGVEGVIQGKSEMYQYLSKNGKTVFVNLEDPIQIEKSAGIQSFTFGINKENADLNIKSIEANPFVKINYNNFVVESHLIGLYNANNINAAVAIGKYFKVEDTAIKSAIENYIPANNRSQLLKKGSNEIILDAYNANPSSMAVAITNFLQLENQNKIMILGDMFELGEESHAEHKAIVDSLKGQDKSVCYLIGKSFYENQVSGENIKFFETFDAFAAFLKTIHFNENTILIKGSRGMALERTLEYIS
- a CDS encoding helix-turn-helix and ligand-binding sensor domain-containing protein; translation: MKLTISYFYITFFTLFTISFFAQVKNIGLPDVRNYKRNEYKGGTQNWSIGQDKNGNLYFANNNGLLQFDGASWRKYTLPNLTSVRCLKIDNSGKIFVGGYNEFGYFQPNTKGKLQYTSLAKKVDKNKIKIIDFIWKIHTIDNQTIFQSFARAYIFKDNKLSILKAPRRFQFSFVVNNKLYFQDEEQGVLEYRNGKLFALPNTKSLNNTEIWAMHSIGKDKTLIVTLEKGLFIYENHTLTPWNTEANNFIKKNNSLGGVIINNKFIVLNSVLDGIIICDYNGKIIQHINRKKGLQNNTVLTSFIDNKNNLWLGLDNGIAYVNQSSPFTYFGFSYDISTVYASVIYQGNLYVATNQGVFYHSWENNFKQDVFKLVEGTTAQSWNVQVIDNELICANNRGALSIKGGKVTHVIDSKGYFGFKKIPSHPGFFIGSNYDGFAIFEKTGSGLVYKNQIAGFDKSSNSFELDNSYLWLKKDESIYRMTLSEDLSRFSSIKKIDRLTPFYKNIGSLQKIDGKIYFQTHNHFYKYSIEQELFYEDKHLSSLFKNIPVINALSEDSQSNLWYAFDESLGVLMKDKNGYKNIVSPFSNLTGNLVSNYLSVNTIDANNIFIGLTDGLAHYDAELLNNFGSKPKAFIRSFSFPGDTITLGNNQNKIENIRIPYSSNHVRFTFSSPTYENLENVQFSYQLEPFDEKWSNWSTISIKEYTNLREGDYIMKVKVRNSYGVQSDASTISFTISPPWYRHFLAYMLYFILLIIAVYGISNRIKMKIRKNKYYETIEQRRLYLEKESKIRQEQYDLEKEIEKLKNDKLQIKILAKDKELVNNSLQVVKKNKILNGIIHKLKEIDIEALDDSTKFQVSKLNKSIVKEVNTDKSWKDLEKHIKNVHFEFLKRLKEKYPTISPRELDLSTYLLMNMSTKEIAEIMNISTGGVELARYRLRKKLGLNKKENLIGFLMSI